From Hippoglossus stenolepis isolate QCI-W04-F060 chromosome 4, HSTE1.2, whole genome shotgun sequence, a single genomic window includes:
- the sdhdb gene encoding succinate dehydrogenase [ubiquinone] cytochrome b small subunit B, mitochondrial, giving the protein MAAIVRLSSVCRRGVRPLLYQSTLMSRPLVVPHKYQEQPHLLTARIHASQALYAGAGSKAASMHWTAERVVSILLLAMGPVAYYSPGPVIDYSLAAALTLHGHWGLGQVLTDYVKGDAKIKAANTGLFLLSTVTFAGLCYFNYNDVGICKAIALLWSK; this is encoded by the exons ATGGCGGCGATCGTCAGGTTGAGTTCTGTGTGTCGCAGAGGAGTTAGAC CTCTGTTGTACCAAAGCACTCTGATGTCCAGACCGCTGGTTGTACCACACAAATACCAGGAGCAGCCCCACCTGCTGACAGCGAGGATTCATGCGTCGCAGGCTCTGTACG CCGGAGCTGGCTCCAAAGCCGCCTCCATGCACTGGACAGCAGAGCGAGTGGTGAGCATCCTGCTGCTGGCCATGGGACCCGTGGCCTATTATAGCCCCGGTCCTGTCATTGACTATTCCCTGGCTGCTGCCCTGACACTGCATGGCCACTG GGGCCTGGGGCAGGTGTTGACAGACTACGTTAAAGGTGATGCAAAGATCAAGGCCGCCAACACAggtctcttcctcctgtccacGGTCACCTTCGCCGGTCTCTGCTACTTCAACTACAACGATGTCGGCATCTGCAAAGCCATTGCCCTGCTCTGGAGCAAATGA
- the il4i1 gene encoding L-amino-acid oxidase, whose protein sequence is MIPPMALCKFFPLVLVGVVVIAVSGITGDPLNDCLTDGDYSELLDIVNTGLPTTKTSRHVAIIGGGIAGLTAAKYLEDAGHKVTLIEASGRIGGRVETFRNRREGWYAELGAMRIPNFHKILLSFVSKLSISLNHFIQDDINTYYLINGVLEKTYDVKSNPGLLNYSLSESERGKSAAQIFSEALWKVRDDLKSFGCSAILAKYDSYTVMDYLVKEAKVSRGAVRMIGDLLNENSLFHSSLLETLYIQLDINDNTEYFEVTDGFDHLPRAFYQVLNSTILLNSKVKLINQTSGSNVTVTYQDRGNSGSLSNLTVDYVLVTATAKATLFIDFQPPLSWGKMEALRATHYTSSTKVVLSFRERFWEKEGIRGGKSITDRPARFIYYPSHSFQGTDAGALLASYTCSDDSTLFQGMSEEEVMAVVLEDLVKMHGEGIRSLWTGGLVKKWGLDPYSLGAFALYMPYQQGQYARELFQSEGRVHFAGEHTALPHGWIETAMKSALRAAKNINSFTL, encoded by the exons ATGATCCCTCCCATGGCACTGTGTAAATTCT TTCCTCTGGTTCtagtgggggtggtggtgatTGCTGTGAGTGGGATCACTGGAGACCCTCTGAACGACTGCCTCACAGACGGAGACTATAGTGAGCTTCTCGATATCGTGAATACAGGTCTCCCCACCACGAAGACGTCCCGTCATGTGGCAATCATCGGTGGCGGCATTGCAGGACTCACGGCTGCAAAGTATTTAGAAGATGCTGGCCATAag GTGACCCTAATAGAAGCGAGTGGCCGTATCGGAGGACGTGTGGAGACCTTCAGGAACAGAAGAGAGGGCTGGTATGCAGAATTAGGTGCCATGAGGATCCCCAACTTTCATAA GATCCTGCTTTCCTTTGTCTCCAAATTATCGATTTCCCTCAACCACTTCATCCAAGACGACATCAACACCTACTATCTGATAAATGGAGTGCTAGAGAAAACCTATGATGTGAAAAGTAACCCTGGTTTGCTGAACTACAGCCTGAGCGAAAGCGAGAGGGGGAAGTCAGCCGCTCAAATCTTCAGTGAGGCCCTGTGGAAG GTGAGGGATGACCTAAAGAGCTTTGGCTGCAGTGCCATACTGGCTAAATATGATTCCTACACAGTGATG GACTATCTGGTGAAGGAGGCCAAAGTGAGCCGTGGTGCCGTGAGGATGATTGGGGACCTCCTGAATGAAAACAGCCTCTTCCACTCATCACTGCTGGAAACGCTGTACATACAGTTAGACATCAATGACAACACTGA GTACTTTGAAGTGACTGACGGCTTCGACCATCTCCCCAGGGCTTTCTACCAGGTGTTAAATTCCACAATCCTTCTCAACTCCAAGGTCAAGCTGATCAACCAAACAAGTGGCAGCAATGTAACCGTAACATATCAGGACCGGGGTAATTCAGGCTCTCTAAGCAACCTGACAGTGGACTACGTCCTAGTTACGGCCACAGCCAAGGCCACCCTCTTCATTGACTTCCAGCCCCCTCTCTCCTGGGGCAAGATGGAGGCCCTGCGCGCGACTCATTACACCAGCTCCACCAAGGTGGTGCTCAGCTTCAGGGAACGCTTCTGGGAGAAAGAGGGCATCAGAGGGGGGAAGAGCATCACAGACCGTCCCGCGCGCTTCATCTACTACCCCAGCCACAGCTTCCAGGGCACAGACGCAGGGGCCCTCCTGGCATCTTACACCTGCTCTGACGACTCCACCCTCTTCCAAGGgatgagtgaggaggaggtgatggcaGTGGTCCTGGAGGACTTGGTTAAGATGCACGGAGAAGGAATTAGGAGCCTGTGGACAGGGGGGCTGGTAAAGAAATGGGGCCTGGATCCTTACAGTCTGGGAGCCTTTGCCCTGTATATGCCCTACCAGCAGGGGCAATACGCCAGGGAGTTGTTCCAGAGTGAGGGACGGGTGCACTTTGCAGGAGAACACACAGCGTTGCCTCATGGGTGGATTGAAACTGCCATGAAGTCTGCACTCAGGGCAGCGAAAAATATTAACAGCTTTACACTGTAG
- the timm8b gene encoding mitochondrial import inner membrane translocase subunit Tim8 B produces MDSFDNFNASEKAEASELQRMIAVEQQKAQFQAQVHSFTDICWDKCMESPGSKLDHRTETCLVSCVERFIDTTLTITNRFTQMVQKGAH; encoded by the exons ATGGACAGTTTCGATAATTTCAACGCGTCGGAGAAGGCGGAGGCGTCGGAGCTGCAGCGGATGATCGCCGTGGAGCAGCAGAAAGCTCAGTTCCAGGCCCAG GTGCACAGTTTCACTGACATCTGCTGGGATAAGTGTATGGAGAGTCCGGGCTCGAAGCTGGACCACAGGACCGAGACGTGCCTGGTGAGCTGCGTCGAGCGATTCATCGACACCACCCTGACCATAACCAACCGCTTCACACAGATGGTGCAGAAGGGCGCTCATTAA